GGAAGGGCGCCTGAGTTCGCGATGCACTCACGCGTAAAGCAATGAACAGAGCCAAAGATGTTCAGAGCTTGCCGCGGAGCAACTGGCACGATTTTTGTGAAGCCTTCGTTGCGGCGGCAAAATTGCCGGCCGATTCACCTTTGGGTTGCCCTCGCAATCGAAGAACGAAGGAGAGCAATATGATCCATCAGACCCGCCTTGAGTGGGAAAGCAGCACCGCCGGTGGTACCCGAATGCTCGATCGGCCGATTGGCGCCGACCACCCAACAATCGCTCTCTACCGGCGATTGGCCGCTGACCGCCCGGAGACAGGATTCGACTGGCATGTGCCTGACGATCGATCGCGTCCGCCGTGCACACCCTGAGGCCCGTTTTTCGATCGATCGTCAAAAGAAGAACGGGGCAGGGGTAAAAACATGGATCAGCGCAAGAAGCGGTCGCCCAACGAAATCCGGCGTGCGTGGGAAGTCTGTCCGAACATTCCCGCGCGTGATTTCGCAGCCCAATTGGCCATTTCGGAAGCGGAACTGGTCGCGGCCCATTGCGGTTTCGGCGCGGCACGCATCGACCCGCGCGTCAATCACGTTCTGACGGGCCTCGAATTCGTGGGCGAAGTGACGGCGCTGACCCGCAATCAAGGTGCCGTGCACGAAAAGATTGGCGTCTTCAACAGAGTGATAACCGGCAACAATCACGCCATGGTCCTTGGTGACGAATTCGACCTTCGCGTCTTCCCGCAAGCTTGGAGGTATGGTTTCGCTGTTGAAAGGCGCCATCGCGGCGGAATCCAGCGCAGTTTGCAATTCTTCGACGCCACCGGCGCAGCAGTGCATAAGGTGCATCTCAGGCCGGTCTCCAACCTTCATGCCTATCGAAAGCTGGTGGCCGAGCTCGTATCCGCCAACCAGGAGCCGACCATGTCGCTTAAGGCGAGAGTAGCCGACCTGGGCGCGAGGACTGCGGACTGGGCCGGCACGGTGGACGACCTACGCGAGCACTGGAGCCGGCTGACTGACGTCAACCTTCTAAAGACGCTCAAGCTCAGCCGCTGCCAGGCTTTGCGCATGGTCGGCCAGGATTACGCTTGGCTGCTCGACAATGCCGCAGTTGGCGCCGTGCTCCAGCGTGCGGCCGAAGACGAATTGCCGATCATGTGCTTCGTCGGCAACCGAGGTTCTATCCAGACCCATTCCGGCTTAATCAAGTCGGTCAAGCAGATCGGGCCGTGCATCCATGTGCTGGACGAAACGTTCCGGCTGCATCTCAGGACCCACCAAATCCGTGAGGTTTGGGCCGTGCGCAAGCCGACCAATGACAGTCACGTCACCTCGCTCGAAGCATATGGGTCCGACGGCAAGATCATCATCCAGTTGTTCGGTGCGCGCAAGGAAGGCGAACGCGAGCGCGACGACTGGCGGGTTCTGGCGGAAAACCTGCCTCGTTTCCCCGACAGCTACATGAGAAAAGACCGATCGTCGTCGGTGGGACGCCGGCGCCCATCTGCCTCCGCAGCCAGTAGCCGGGCATTGAAGCCGAGACCGGGGACACGATGACGCAATAAGCGCGCTGTATTATCGCAACGCGATGAGCAGGAAGCAATTTGGCGCTGCCCATCGACCGCATGGTTACGACGAAGCCGCGGCCTTTGGGCCGAGCTCAGAGGTGGCAATAGCGTGAACGCCGCCGACCGTCACTCCCCACCAGGCGGTCAGGTTTTGCGGTTCGGGCCGAGCAAAAATACTGTCAAGACAGCGAGGAACGTGGCAACCGCGCTGTAGACAAAGACACTGGCAATACCCGTGTGATCCACCAATAGGCCACCGAAAGTTGTGCCGGCTGCGATGGCCACTTGGAAGGTTATGACCATCAGTACACCAGCGCTCTCGGCCTGTTTCGGAGCGGCGCGTAGCACCATCCATGTCTGCAATCCGACCGGGACCGCGCCAAAAGCAAAGCCCCATACGGCAACTGCAATTGCCGAGGTCAAGGCCGATGCTCCCATAGTCAGGAGCGAGACAGCGGCTACGGCAATGAGCAGGGGCGGCAGGGCCGCGACCGCCTTGAGACTGTGTTTGGTGAGGAATGCGCCGGCTAAATTGCCGAAGACGCCGGCCGTGCCAAAAGCAAGGAACACGAGCGGGATTGACTTCTTTTCGAGCGCAGGAACGCTCTCGAGAAAGGCGCGGATGTAGGCGAAGCTGGCAAAATGGCCGGAAGCGACCAATAGCACGACTAGCACCGCAACCTTCATCGCCGGATTCTTCGCGACATCCAGCGGACTGCGGAATCTGCGCACTTCGATCGGAGGCAGTGGCGGAATGGTTACGAGTTGCACGAGCAGCGCAACGGCACTCACGATTGCGGCGACCTTGAACGAGGCTCGCCATCCCCAAATGTCACCGACATAAGCGCCGATTGGAGCCGCGCAGACGGAGGCGACAGAAACGCCGGTGAGGATGATCGACATGGCGCGCGGCATGAGGTGACTTGGAACCAGCCGCATCGCCAACGCTGCCGAAATAGACCAAAAACCACCAAGCGATATGCCAAGGACGACGCGTGCCGCCAGCAAAACCGGCAGCGACCCCGCAACCTCTGCCAGAACGTTCGACAGGATCAGCAGGAGCGTCATCGCCCAGATGACGACCCTGCGGTCCAGACGCTTTGTCACGATGGCGATTATCGGTGCCGAGATCGCCGCGACGATTGCGGTCGCTGTTAGCGCCTGTCCAGCCGTGCCCGTGGTGATACGGAGATCATGCGCGAGCGGTGTCAGAACGCTGGCGGGCAGAAACTCTGCCGTCACAAGCCCGAAGGTGCCGAAGGAAAGCGAAATGATGGCACCCCATGCAGGGCCAGAACGTTGATAGGGACTTTCTGGGTCAAGCCGATCTCGGTCGAACAAAGCCGCGTCCACTAAATCTGTCGCCGATTCGGTCATGAATGAGTTCTCCGGCTAGGAGCTGTTGCAGCAGGGGTGGCTACATCGCCGGGGATCAAAGCCGCGAGACCTTCCGGCGGCGGCCAGTCGGCATCAGTCGAGGCCTCGGCGCCCGACGCATCCGAGGCCTCATCGGAGGGCCGACGGACCCAACCGTCGACAATGCGGGAGAGTTCTCGGCGCGGTCGCATCGATCGCATTCGTCGAAGTGCGGTCTGTTCACTGCGAACCAAGCAAGCCGAACGCGGTGTCCTCGATCGAGGCCTTGATGGGGGGATGATCGACGATCTCTATATTGCTTTGAAGCAGGAAGTTCCGTCGCCATATGTGGTTATCCTGGCAGCCAGAATTGAGCGGTTGTCGCAAGCACCAAGGCGGTCGCAATGAGTGCAACGAGGCGGAAGTCTGATCGATGGCTGCGGTTCGATGGCCGCGCGATCGACAAAATTGAGGTGATGAGTTATCCCTTTTGAAGCCGTTGCTCCCAATTCTGGGATAAGGTAATTGCAGGCGGTCCCAGCAACGTCGGGCGGCCTTTTTGGTGATCGAATTCATGGGACGACACTCTCGGTCCGTGACGCATCTGCGAATGACTCCGCAAGTTCCGTGCCATCAACGACAAATCTGGCTCTGCTGAGCGGGTGGTGGAGGCACGAGCGTGGGCTATCCCAAGAGCTTGCCGCAAGGTTGTTCGAAGTTGAGGTGCCGGATAGACCGCAAATATGTCGGGCGGCCTGGGGTTGGCCAACACGAAGATGCGCAAGTTCAAAAGGACGAGCTGAACCCTTGCCGATATCCATCCGAGGCTGATCTGGAGAAGGTCAAGAACTGCGTCTTGAAGGCTTCCGCCGCACCGGCAAATGCTAAGCCAAGGTGCTGGGCAAGATGGACAGGGCCATCCAACCCGTCGACTGGACGCTCATTAATGGCGTCGGTGTGGCTCTGTAGCTGGCGAGAAAAACGCCCTGCTGAAAGACAAAAGCTCGTGTGGCCGGCTCTGAAGGACGGCCAGTGAGGCAGGCGAGGAGAGGCTATAGCCCATTCGTGTAGACTGATCTTGTCCCACGGAGGCGGCTAACCACCCCGCCAGACATCATCGAGGGGAGCGCCACTAGGCTTACCCCAAGTGTTGGTCATTTCCACCTGGGTGACCTCGGCCAAGTCACCAAGCCGCTTAGAGCAAGCTTTCGAACTGGATGCTCCCCGGGCACATGATCGGCTAGCTGTGAGCTTTCGGGAGGTTGTCCATTCGGACCGGACCGAGGAGACTGGAGTTACCACGCTTCAGCATCCATCGGAGGATCCGAATGAACATCCATAAGAATGCCCGTCTCACACCGCTGCGTCGAGAGGAGATGGCGCTGTCGGTGATAGAAGGCGCTTTCTCCAAAGCCCATGCGGCGCGTGTCTACGGCGTGTCGGCCAAGATCGTGGCGCGCTGGGTCGAGCGCTACAAGTCCGAAGGGCGGGCCGGCATGATCGACCGTTCCTCGCGGCCCGCCCATATGCCGCAGGCCACCGCTGCGTTGATCGCCGAGCGCATCATGGCGCTGCGGCGGCAACGTTGGACCGGCAAGCACATCGCCCATGAGGTCGGCGTCTCGCCCGCCACCGTTAGCCGGGTTCTCAAGCGTGCCGGACTGTCGCGG
This region of Mesorhizobium sp. M2A.F.Ca.ET.046.03.2.1 genomic DNA includes:
- a CDS encoding ChuX/HutX family heme-like substrate-binding protein, which produces MDQRKKRSPNEIRRAWEVCPNIPARDFAAQLAISEAELVAAHCGFGAARIDPRVNHVLTGLEFVGEVTALTRNQGAVHEKIGVFNRVITGNNHAMVLGDEFDLRVFPQAWRYGFAVERRHRGGIQRSLQFFDATGAAVHKVHLRPVSNLHAYRKLVAELVSANQEPTMSLKARVADLGARTADWAGTVDDLREHWSRLTDVNLLKTLKLSRCQALRMVGQDYAWLLDNAAVGAVLQRAAEDELPIMCFVGNRGSIQTHSGLIKSVKQIGPCIHVLDETFRLHLRTHQIREVWAVRKPTNDSHVTSLEAYGSDGKIIIQLFGARKEGERERDDWRVLAENLPRFPDSYMRKDRSSSVGRRRPSASAASSRALKPRPGTR
- a CDS encoding MFS transporter translates to MTESATDLVDAALFDRDRLDPESPYQRSGPAWGAIISLSFGTFGLVTAEFLPASVLTPLAHDLRITTGTAGQALTATAIVAAISAPIIAIVTKRLDRRVVIWAMTLLLILSNVLAEVAGSLPVLLAARVVLGISLGGFWSISAALAMRLVPSHLMPRAMSIILTGVSVASVCAAPIGAYVGDIWGWRASFKVAAIVSAVALLVQLVTIPPLPPIEVRRFRSPLDVAKNPAMKVAVLVVLLVASGHFASFAYIRAFLESVPALEKKSIPLVFLAFGTAGVFGNLAGAFLTKHSLKAVAALPPLLIAVAAVSLLTMGASALTSAIAVAVWGFAFGAVPVGLQTWMVLRAAPKQAESAGVLMVITFQVAIAAGTTFGGLLVDHTGIASVFVYSAVATFLAVLTVFLLGPNRKT